In Desulfofundulus kuznetsovii DSM 6115, the following are encoded in one genomic region:
- a CDS encoding restriction endonuclease, translated as MIEPMPPGDWRDLQKAVAQILAESGLSVESEKTIDTVRGTANIDVFAVDHSQMPPITYLCECKHWKSSVPKTVVHSFRTIVSDYGANWGLIISSAGFQAGAYAAARNTNILLLDWQGFQELFVERWYRHYLIPRIDREAEPLISYTEPINSSVFRRAESLTDEGRRKFLALREEYRDLTFLALFIKSRVDSFDLIDQNKCSILPLKNSLRSPLVECLPADLVEATALRDFLTILLSHVRKGVQAFRELFGVME; from the coding sequence ATGATTGAACCCATGCCCCCTGGCGATTGGCGGGATCTTCAAAAGGCGGTTGCACAAATCCTAGCTGAGAGTGGTCTCAGTGTAGAGAGCGAAAAGACGATAGACACCGTAAGAGGAACAGCGAACATCGATGTATTCGCTGTGGATCACTCTCAGATGCCGCCCATAACCTATCTATGTGAGTGCAAACACTGGAAATCATCGGTGCCAAAGACGGTTGTCCACTCCTTCAGGACTATAGTTAGCGACTACGGAGCAAATTGGGGGCTCATCATCTCATCCGCCGGATTCCAGGCAGGTGCTTACGCGGCCGCCCGGAATACCAACATCCTGTTGCTGGACTGGCAAGGATTTCAAGAGTTGTTCGTAGAAAGATGGTATCGACACTACCTGATTCCTCGAATAGATAGAGAAGCGGAACCGCTGATTAGCTATACCGAGCCAATTAACTCTAGTGTCTTCCGCAGGGCCGAATCACTCACGGATGAGGGAAGAAGAAAGTTTTTAGCCCTTCGCGAAGAGTATAGGGATCTTACTTTTCTTGCCCTATTTATAAAATCTAGGGTGGACTCTTTCGATCTTATTGACCAGAATAAATGCTCTATATTACCGCTAAAGAATAGCCTCCGGTCACCGCTAGTAGAATGCCTTCCTGCCGATCTTGTCGAGGCTACAGCGCTCCGAGATTTTCTTACTATTCTTCTGTCCCACGTACGAAAAGGTGTCCAGGCTTTCCGTGAATTGTTTGGGGTTATGGAATGA
- a CDS encoding Eco57I restriction-modification methylase domain-containing protein, whose amino-acid sequence MMRFPCLKVEGGLLAPDLLDQIAEGSAPGQQPADFGLAARSRLADEIAAVWMGARNHWHAFLHRLERLPESDPATTVTRDQWVIPLLSLLGYDLTYVPRAAEVDGRTFFISHRAGSNESAPPVHIVGSRQSLDRRPAAGRSRLAPHSLVQEYLNRTEHLWGIVTNGFTLRLLRDSQRIARQAYIEFDLQRMMAEENYADFVLFYRLAHRTRLPQDIAASDCWLESYYNITVVQGGRIRDHLRDNVEEALKILGNAILGHPQNGGLRDKVRAEALTSLEFYQQLLRLIYRFLFLMVAEERGLLTDNTVYRKYYSMERLRRLCQVRSAYTEHTDLWLGLKTIFHLLRDERLGAELGLPPLNGDLFNPTLTPDLNDVHLTNRDLLRGFWYLSMYQENAHAPWRRINYAALDVEELGSVYESLLDFHPLVLWPGEYPEFRLESGTERKTTGSYYTPRELVSELVESALVPVIRERVEKAKTTAQKEETLLSLKVCDPACGSGHFLLAAARRLGRELARIRAGGDEPAPDQVRLATREVIGRSIYGVDKNPLAVDLCKVALWIEGHAPGKPLTFLDHRIKCGDSLVGVLDLTVLNKGIPDEAFEAVAGDEKATARALKKRNREEKSQLTISFSPAKELDQLVDKYRLLIALPDDTPDQVRQKAEYYRELQQHGSAWWHRHTACNLWTAAFFASLTREAGQGNKVPTSDTLFRQLENRAPDPRAVGAAWGLAQKHRFFHWPLEFPEVFAQGGFDVVLCNPPWERIKLQEEEFFATRDQKIASALNKAARQRLINRLPEENPLLWQEYQDAKHTAEATSKFLRGSGRFPLTARGDINTYSVFTELFSQLLRPSGCAGVVLPTGIATDDTNKQFFAHLVETGRLVSLYDFENREGIFPGVHKSYKFSLLTMRGQKEKEEKATMRFAFFLINTDQLRDSHRVFELSPEELALFNPNTRTCPVFRTRADAELTKKIYRCVPVLINEHTGENPWGVRFMRMFDMSNDSHLFRTTQELERQGFSLVRGRDLGRPDGLCFTNGKEIWLPLYEAKMIWQFDHRFGTYRGVPLNTSSTHLPTPREEEYANPDYFVLPRYWVREEEVEACLKQWNREGTQLLWEWNRGWLLGFRDVTNATNERTAIFTILPRVGVGHTMPLILAESKRVACLIANVNTIIFDFSARQKIGGIHLTYNYLKQLPVLPPDAYTEADLFFIVPRVLELVYTAWDLESFAREVWQDCPRELRQEIARRWQECCGRSPKVHPDAEMIPPFRWDPDRRAIIRAELDAYYAKLYGLTRDELRYILDPKDVFGPDFPGETFRVLKEKEERQFGEYRTRRLVLEAWDRLENESRNWSDGDHL is encoded by the coding sequence ATGATGCGCTTTCCGTGCCTAAAAGTTGAAGGTGGCTTGTTAGCGCCGGATCTACTCGATCAAATTGCCGAGGGATCAGCACCCGGCCAGCAGCCTGCCGACTTTGGCCTTGCCGCAAGGTCGCGGCTTGCCGATGAAATAGCGGCCGTGTGGATGGGGGCCCGCAATCACTGGCATGCCTTTCTGCACCGGTTGGAGCGCCTGCCGGAGTCGGATCCCGCCACCACCGTTACCCGCGATCAGTGGGTCATCCCGCTTTTAAGCCTACTTGGCTATGATCTTACCTATGTGCCCCGGGCAGCCGAGGTTGATGGCCGCACCTTTTTTATCTCTCACCGTGCCGGTTCCAATGAAAGTGCACCGCCCGTGCATATTGTTGGTTCCCGGCAGTCTCTGGACCGCCGCCCTGCAGCGGGCCGGTCCCGCCTGGCACCCCATTCTCTGGTGCAAGAATACCTCAACCGCACCGAGCACCTTTGGGGTATCGTAACCAACGGCTTTACCCTGCGGCTTTTAAGAGATTCCCAGCGCATAGCCCGCCAGGCCTATATTGAGTTTGATCTGCAGCGAATGATGGCAGAAGAAAACTATGCCGATTTTGTGTTGTTTTACCGCCTGGCGCACCGCACGCGCCTGCCGCAGGATATAGCCGCCAGCGACTGCTGGCTTGAGAGCTACTACAATATCACCGTGGTGCAAGGGGGGCGTATCCGGGATCACCTCCGGGACAACGTAGAAGAAGCCCTTAAAATACTTGGCAACGCCATTTTGGGCCACCCCCAAAATGGGGGACTGCGGGATAAAGTGCGCGCAGAGGCGCTCACTTCCCTGGAATTTTACCAGCAGCTTCTCCGCCTTATTTACCGCTTTCTTTTCTTAATGGTGGCTGAGGAACGCGGCCTTTTAACCGATAATACTGTTTACCGCAAATATTACAGCATGGAGCGGTTGCGCCGCTTATGCCAAGTTCGCTCAGCCTATACGGAACATACTGATCTGTGGCTGGGACTTAAGACCATCTTTCACCTCCTGCGAGACGAGCGCCTGGGGGCTGAACTGGGGCTTCCGCCCTTAAACGGTGACCTTTTTAACCCTACCTTGACTCCTGACTTAAACGATGTGCACCTTACCAACCGTGACCTTTTAAGAGGCTTCTGGTATCTTTCCATGTACCAGGAGAACGCTCACGCTCCTTGGCGGCGTATCAACTACGCAGCGCTTGACGTGGAGGAACTGGGAAGCGTATATGAAAGCCTGCTTGATTTTCACCCCCTTGTGCTCTGGCCGGGGGAGTATCCGGAGTTCAGGCTGGAAAGCGGCACGGAGCGCAAGACCACCGGTTCTTATTACACCCCCCGGGAGCTGGTAAGTGAGCTGGTGGAAAGCGCCCTTGTTCCCGTAATCCGGGAACGGGTGGAAAAAGCCAAAACTACGGCGCAAAAGGAAGAGACCCTTTTGTCCCTAAAGGTTTGTGACCCGGCCTGTGGTTCCGGCCACTTTCTCCTGGCTGCCGCCCGCCGGCTGGGCCGTGAGCTAGCCAGGATACGTGCCGGTGGAGATGAGCCTGCGCCGGATCAGGTGCGCCTGGCCACCCGCGAGGTCATTGGCCGCTCTATCTACGGGGTAGACAAAAATCCCCTGGCGGTGGACTTATGTAAGGTGGCCCTCTGGATTGAGGGGCACGCTCCGGGTAAACCACTTACCTTTCTCGACCACCGTATCAAGTGCGGCGACTCCCTGGTGGGGGTGCTGGACCTTACCGTGCTTAATAAGGGCATCCCCGATGAGGCTTTTGAAGCGGTGGCGGGGGATGAAAAGGCAACAGCGCGTGCCCTAAAAAAGCGAAACCGGGAGGAGAAAAGCCAGCTCACCATTTCTTTTAGCCCGGCAAAAGAGCTTGACCAGTTAGTGGATAAGTACCGGCTTTTGATCGCCTTGCCCGACGACACCCCCGATCAGGTGCGCCAAAAAGCGGAGTATTACCGCGAGCTCCAGCAGCACGGTAGCGCCTGGTGGCATAGGCACACCGCCTGTAACCTCTGGACGGCCGCCTTTTTTGCTTCACTTACCAGGGAGGCAGGCCAGGGGAATAAGGTACCCACCAGCGATACCCTTTTCCGCCAACTGGAAAACCGTGCTCCCGACCCGCGAGCGGTGGGAGCAGCATGGGGGCTGGCCCAAAAGCACCGCTTTTTCCACTGGCCCCTGGAGTTTCCTGAAGTATTTGCGCAGGGCGGGTTTGATGTGGTGCTCTGCAACCCTCCGTGGGAGCGGATCAAGCTGCAGGAAGAAGAATTTTTTGCCACGCGGGATCAAAAAATTGCCAGCGCCTTAAACAAGGCGGCACGGCAGCGCCTGATCAACAGGCTACCTGAAGAGAACCCCCTGCTCTGGCAGGAGTACCAGGATGCCAAGCACACTGCTGAGGCCACAAGCAAGTTTCTGCGCGGCAGCGGCCGCTTTCCCCTCACCGCCCGCGGCGACATAAACACCTACAGCGTCTTTACCGAGCTTTTCTCCCAGCTTCTCCGCCCGAGCGGCTGCGCCGGCGTGGTGCTGCCCACGGGCATTGCCACCGACGACACCAACAAGCAATTTTTTGCCCACCTGGTGGAGACCGGGCGGCTGGTGAGCCTTTATGACTTTGAAAACCGGGAGGGTATTTTCCCCGGTGTACATAAGAGCTACAAATTCTCCCTCCTTACCATGCGGGGTCAAAAGGAAAAGGAAGAAAAAGCTACGATGCGTTTTGCTTTCTTCCTTATCAACACCGATCAATTGCGCGACAGCCATCGCGTCTTTGAGCTGAGCCCGGAAGAATTGGCCCTCTTTAATCCCAACACCCGCACCTGTCCCGTCTTCCGCACCAGGGCGGACGCGGAGTTAACGAAGAAGATCTACCGGTGCGTGCCGGTGCTGATCAATGAGCATACGGGGGAAAACCCCTGGGGCGTACGGTTTATGAGGATGTTTGATATGTCCAACGACAGCCACCTCTTCCGCACGACGCAGGAGCTGGAGCGGCAGGGCTTTTCTTTGGTTCGGGGCCGCGACCTCGGCCGCCCCGACGGACTCTGCTTTACCAACGGTAAAGAGATCTGGTTGCCTCTCTACGAGGCCAAAATGATTTGGCAATTCGACCATCGCTTCGGCACCTACAGGGGTGTGCCGCTTAACACTTCTAGCACACACCTCCCCACACCGCGGGAGGAGGAGTACGCCAACCCGGATTACTTTGTCCTGCCGCGGTACTGGGTGAGGGAGGAGGAGGTAGAGGCGTGCCTTAAGCAGTGGAACCGCGAGGGCACGCAGCTCCTGTGGGAGTGGAATCGGGGGTGGCTGTTGGGGTTTAGGGACGTGACCAACGCTACCAACGAACGCACCGCCATCTTCACCATCCTGCCGCGGGTGGGGGTGGGGCATACAATGCCGCTCATACTGGCCGAAAGTAAAAGGGTTGCATGCCTAATTGCTAACGTTAATACGATAATCTTTGATTTTTCGGCACGGCAAAAAATTGGTGGGATCCACTTAACGTATAACTATCTTAAACAACTCCCCGTCCTCCCGCCCGATGCCTATACCGAGGCCGACCTCTTCTTCATCGTCCCCCGGGTGCTGGAGCTGGTCTACACCGCCTGGGACCTGGAATCGTTTGCGCGGGAGGTCTGGCAGGATTGCCCGCGGGAGTTGCGCCAAGAAATTGCCCGCCGCTGGCAAGAATGCTGCGGCCGCTCACCAAAGGTCCATCCGGACGCCGAAATGATCCCGCCCTTCCGCTGGGATCCCGATCGCCGAGCCATCATCCGCGCCGAGCTCGACGCCTACTACGCTAAGCTCTACGGGTTGACCCGCGATGAGCTGCGCTACATCCTCGACCCCAAGGACGTCTTTGGCCCCGACTTCCCCGGCGAGACCTTCCGCGTACTCAAAGAAAAAGAAGAACGCCAGTTCGGCGAATACCGCACCCGCCGCTTGGTCCTCGAAGCCTGGGACCGGCTGGAGAATGAATCACGGAATTGGAGCGATGGGGATCATCTGTAG
- a CDS encoding helicase-related protein — MSLFSVGSVVQSRGREWVVVPSEDPQVLLLRPLTGGEGEECGIYLPLVRLGLERIEQAVFPLPKAEEVGDAVGIELLFDAARLILRDGAGPFRSLGRVSIRPRAYQFVPLLMALRLDPVRMLIADDVGVGKTVEALLIARELLDRGEIKRLCVLCPPYLCEQWQKELKEKFHLEAVVVRSGTISQLERHLPQGEYSIFSYYEHLVVSIDYVKSERHRDNFILHCPEFVIVDEAHGAAKPGSSARAQQQRHELLCRLAAKPDRHLILLTATPHSGIEESFLSLLGLLKPEFSRLDLSRLEGKKLDELARHFIQRKRADIVHWLNEETPFPQREYLEKTYLLSSRYRELFDRVYQFTQDLVSTGKRLQGWRRRIRFWAALSLLRCVMSSPAAAAAALYERSRKGSSVEEEGVSDELYLPYIYEPTDAETLDTQPAHIIEESEADLTQSERRQLRKFAQLAESIKGTEDDIKLTRCTALIAELLREGYHPIVWCRYIATSDYVTAELEKRLEPLFPGLKVFSVTGSLPEEDRRERVAELANYPYRVLVATDCLSEGINLQDHFTAVIHYDLPWNPNRLEQREGRVDRFGQRAKVVKAILFYGQDNPVDGAVLDVLLRKAHAIHKTLGISVPVPMDSEAVLEAIYRALFSRASRFKEQVVQLRLFEDMEVEEFHRRWDRAAEREKESRTRFAQRSLRLEEEVQRELLEMDAVLGDQKAVERFVLNACQRLGFGIKPGPNEVFTITPPPGNALPDFLQSMLPRADWCITFKTPPPQEGVDYLGRNHPFVVALARYLLEAALSQGAAAPASRCGVIKTMVVPRRTVLLLLRLRFLLEQPDKRPLLAEEVVVTAFYGFPPDRLEWLNEKETLTLLQDARADAAITPRERREVLEEVLGWWRDLLPGLEVFARRRAKKLEDAHRRVRAAARLARRGLSVRPQLPPDLLGLLVLQPVPKGVRR, encoded by the coding sequence ATGTCTCTTTTTAGTGTAGGTTCCGTTGTGCAGTCCCGGGGGCGGGAATGGGTGGTGGTGCCTTCTGAGGACCCGCAAGTTTTGCTCCTCCGTCCTTTAACTGGAGGGGAGGGAGAAGAATGCGGTATTTATCTCCCTTTGGTGAGGCTGGGGCTGGAGCGGATTGAGCAGGCTGTTTTTCCACTTCCCAAAGCCGAGGAAGTTGGTGACGCTGTAGGTATAGAATTGCTCTTTGACGCTGCCCGCCTAATTTTAAGAGATGGGGCTGGACCTTTTCGCTCCTTAGGGCGCGTATCAATTCGTCCCAGAGCCTACCAGTTCGTGCCCCTTTTGATGGCCCTGCGACTTGATCCGGTACGCATGCTTATAGCCGACGATGTGGGCGTGGGAAAGACTGTCGAAGCCCTTCTCATTGCCCGCGAGCTGCTGGATCGGGGAGAAATAAAGCGCTTGTGCGTTCTCTGCCCTCCTTACCTCTGCGAACAGTGGCAAAAGGAGCTAAAGGAAAAGTTTCATCTTGAGGCGGTGGTGGTGCGTTCTGGAACTATAAGCCAACTGGAGCGCCATTTGCCGCAGGGTGAATACAGTATTTTCAGCTACTATGAGCACCTAGTGGTCAGTATCGACTACGTGAAGTCCGAACGGCACCGGGATAACTTTATCCTCCACTGCCCCGAATTTGTCATTGTAGATGAGGCACATGGTGCAGCCAAGCCGGGATCTAGCGCGCGGGCCCAGCAGCAGCGCCACGAATTATTGTGCCGACTGGCCGCAAAACCGGACCGCCACCTTATCCTTTTAACGGCCACGCCACACAGCGGCATCGAGGAATCATTTTTGTCACTTTTAGGGCTTCTTAAGCCGGAGTTTTCCCGATTGGACCTTTCGCGTCTCGAGGGGAAAAAGCTCGATGAGCTGGCGCGGCATTTCATCCAGCGGAAGCGCGCGGACATTGTCCATTGGCTAAACGAAGAGACGCCGTTTCCTCAGCGGGAATACCTTGAGAAAACTTACCTGCTCTCTTCCCGTTATCGTGAGCTTTTTGACCGGGTATACCAGTTTACCCAGGATCTGGTTAGTACTGGCAAACGCCTCCAGGGATGGCGCAGGCGCATTCGCTTTTGGGCTGCGTTATCTCTTTTGCGTTGCGTGATGTCCAGCCCTGCTGCTGCGGCAGCAGCGCTGTACGAACGGTCAAGAAAGGGCAGCTCCGTGGAGGAAGAAGGGGTGTCCGACGAGCTTTACCTCCCTTATATTTACGAGCCAACCGATGCAGAGACGCTTGATACCCAGCCCGCCCACATCATCGAGGAAAGCGAAGCGGACCTCACCCAAAGTGAGCGGCGCCAGTTGCGCAAATTTGCCCAGCTGGCCGAAAGTATTAAAGGCACGGAGGATGATATTAAACTTACTAGATGCACAGCATTAATTGCCGAACTTTTGCGCGAGGGATATCACCCCATTGTCTGGTGCCGTTACATTGCCACCAGTGATTACGTAACCGCCGAGCTGGAAAAGCGCCTTGAGCCGCTCTTCCCGGGCTTGAAGGTTTTTTCCGTCACCGGGTCCCTCCCCGAAGAAGACCGGCGGGAGCGGGTGGCCGAACTGGCAAATTATCCTTACCGCGTGCTTGTGGCCACCGATTGCCTCAGCGAAGGGATAAACCTGCAGGATCATTTTACCGCCGTTATCCATTACGATTTGCCGTGGAACCCCAACCGGCTTGAGCAGCGTGAGGGAAGGGTGGATCGTTTTGGGCAACGTGCCAAGGTCGTAAAAGCCATTCTCTTTTACGGCCAGGATAATCCGGTGGACGGGGCTGTGCTGGATGTACTCTTGCGCAAAGCGCACGCCATTCACAAAACCCTGGGTATCTCTGTGCCCGTGCCTATGGATAGCGAAGCCGTCCTTGAGGCTATCTACAGGGCGCTTTTTTCGCGGGCTTCGAGGTTCAAAGAGCAGGTGGTGCAGTTAAGGCTCTTTGAGGATATGGAGGTGGAGGAGTTTCACCGCCGGTGGGATCGGGCTGCGGAACGCGAAAAGGAAAGCCGGACCCGTTTTGCCCAGCGGTCTCTCAGGCTAGAAGAAGAAGTGCAGCGCGAGCTGTTAGAAATGGATGCCGTATTGGGCGATCAAAAGGCAGTGGAAAGGTTTGTTCTAAATGCCTGCCAGCGACTGGGGTTTGGGATAAAGCCCGGGCCAAACGAAGTATTTACCATAACACCGCCGCCGGGAAACGCCCTTCCCGATTTCCTCCAGAGTATGCTCCCCCGTGCGGACTGGTGCATTACTTTTAAGACACCACCACCGCAAGAAGGAGTGGATTACCTGGGGCGTAATCACCCCTTTGTGGTGGCCCTGGCTCGCTACCTTTTGGAGGCCGCTCTTTCTCAAGGAGCTGCTGCGCCGGCTAGCCGGTGCGGTGTCATAAAGACGATGGTCGTGCCTAGGAGAACGGTGTTGCTCCTCTTGCGGCTGCGCTTCTTATTGGAGCAGCCGGACAAAAGGCCTCTTCTGGCCGAAGAGGTTGTAGTTACTGCTTTTTATGGGTTCCCTCCCGATCGTTTGGAATGGCTAAACGAAAAGGAGACGCTTACTCTTCTCCAGGATGCCCGCGCCGATGCCGCCATTACACCACGGGAACGCCGCGAGGTTTTGGAAGAAGTGCTTGGCTGGTGGCGCGACCTTTTGCCCGGCCTTGAAGTATTTGCCCGGCGGCGGGCTAAAAAGCTGGAGGATGCCCACCGGCGGGTGCGGGCAGCCGCGCGCTTGGCGCGCAGGGGCTTGAGCGTGCGTCCCCAGTTGCCCCCGGATCTTCTGGGCCTTTTAGTGCTGCAACCCGTTCCCAAAGGGGTGAGGAGATGA